The Methanobacterium bryantii DNA segment ATATAGAAAAAAGATGGTGGGTATTTCCAAGGTTTAAAATAGAATTAATGGTTTCAGGATTAGATTTACCTGTTAATCTAGCATTTGTTCCAAATCCAACAGATGAACCACATGAACCCCTTTTATATGTCACAGAGCTTTATGGAAAAGTTAAAGCCATAACAAATGATTGGAAAGTTCATACATATGCAGAAAACCTGTTAAATTATAAAGCAAATCATGAATTTCCAGGAACAGGAGAATCAGGAGTTACGGGGATTTGCGTTGAACCCCAAACCGGCGATTTATTCATAACAATGCTCTATGAAGAGAATGGAGAACCCAAAAACAAATTAATAAGAACCAAAAGTAAAAATGGCCTGAAAATAGATTCTACAGAAACACTTCTGGATAATATACCTTCTATTAAAGCCGCGCATCAAATTCAAGCTGTTACTGTTGGATTTGACGGTAAATTATATGTAAACCTTGGAGAAGGAATGGTTCATCCAGAAGTTGCTCAGGATGACAATGAGCTAAGGGGTAAAGTTCTCAGGATGAATTTAGATGGCAGTATTCCAGAAGATAACCCTGATCCAGATAGTTTAGTGTATGCTAAAGGTTTTCGAAATCCTTTCGGTGCTACATGGCGTAAAAGTGATAAATCTCTTTATATTTCCGACAATGGACCTGCCTATGATGACAGAATTGCAAAAGTAGAAGCAGGAAAAAATTACGGCTGGCCACAGAGCATGCGTGAAAACAGCTTATTCTGGTGGCATTTTACTCATGGACCTACGGCACTTGCATTTATGCAGAATGATGAATTTCCTTTTGACTTTGAAGATGAACTATTTGTAGCTCTTTTTGGCGGATCATATGTAAAAGGTGAATCCATAAAAGGTAAGAAAATTATAAAAATGAAACTTAATGATGATGCTACCTCAGTTAAATCCTACGATGAATTTGTAAGATACATAGGTGAAAGCGCAGCAAGCCCATGCGGATTAGCCTTCGGACCTGGAGGATTATACTTCACAGACTTACATGGTGAAGAAAACGGACTTGCAAGGGCTTCCAGCGGGAACATATACAGAGTTACTTCCATAATAAAAGGAGAAGGAGAAATAATAGTTCCATATACTAAATCAAATGCCGATAAATGCCTTTGCCCAGGATGTCCAACTCTTAATGAATGTATGAGGAATAGAAATCAACGTCTTTTCTGTGCTGGAGGTAAAACTGAATGTGAACTTGAAAGAAAAGGTTGCCTTTGCGGTGAATGTCCAATTGAAAGCGAATATGGATTAACTGAGTTTTACTACTGCGATGAAGGGGCTGCTAAAAAGTAGATTTCCAATTTATTTTATAAAATAAGGAGGTTGAAATAATGGTAGAAGAAAAAATTGTCCAGGATACAGAAGAAAATGCAGAAATGTGTCTTTGTCCAGGATGTCCAACTCATAATGAATGTATGAAAGACAATAATGAACGGCTCTTCTGTTCAAGGGGGAAAACCAATTGTGATCTTGAAAAAAGAGGATGCCTTTGTGGTACATGTCCCGTTGAAAGAAACTATGGCTTAACTGACTTTTACTACTGCACAGAAGGAGCTGCTAAAAAGTAAATATTGGATTATCCTGGTGATTGCTTGGACACTATAACTTCTGTAAAAGGAATATCCTCTTTTTCTAAACTAGAAAAATCCCAAGGCCATTCATTAAAAGAAAAACATAATACGCCCCTAT contains these protein-coding regions:
- a CDS encoding PQQ-dependent sugar dehydrogenase, producing the protein MDNDIEKRWWVFPRFKIELMVSGLDLPVNLAFVPNPTDEPHEPLLYVTELYGKVKAITNDWKVHTYAENLLNYKANHEFPGTGESGVTGICVEPQTGDLFITMLYEENGEPKNKLIRTKSKNGLKIDSTETLLDNIPSIKAAHQIQAVTVGFDGKLYVNLGEGMVHPEVAQDDNELRGKVLRMNLDGSIPEDNPDPDSLVYAKGFRNPFGATWRKSDKSLYISDNGPAYDDRIAKVEAGKNYGWPQSMRENSLFWWHFTHGPTALAFMQNDEFPFDFEDELFVALFGGSYVKGESIKGKKIIKMKLNDDATSVKSYDEFVRYIGESAASPCGLAFGPGGLYFTDLHGEENGLARASSGNIYRVTSIIKGEGEIIVPYTKSNADKCLCPGCPTLNECMRNRNQRLFCAGGKTECELERKGCLCGECPIESEYGLTEFYYCDEGAAKK
- a CDS encoding DUF2769 domain-containing protein produces the protein MVEEKIVQDTEENAEMCLCPGCPTHNECMKDNNERLFCSRGKTNCDLEKRGCLCGTCPVERNYGLTDFYYCTEGAAKK